The Romeriopsis navalis LEGE 11480 genomic sequence CGCTATCTTGAGAATCATTCGGCGATCGGCGTCGTGTTTATTTGTAATCACTGCCCCTATGTGCAGTTTTACCTCGAACGGCTAAAGCAGTTACAGGCTGAGTTTAGTCCGCGTGGATTTACGTTGATTGGGATTAATCCTAACGATGCCGAGCAGTATCCGGCGGATGGATTCGAGCAAATGAAAGCCTTTGTGGCGGAAAAAGGGGTGAATTTTCCTTACTTGCGTGATGTGACGCAGGATGTGGCCCAAACGTTTGGCGCGGAAAAGACGCCCCACGTATTCTTAGTCAATCAGCAAGGTGTGTTGTGCTATAGCGGCGCGATTGACGACAATGCCCAAGATGCAACCGCAGTGAGTCAACCATTTTTGCGCGCGGCGATCGACCAAATTCTTGCTGGACAGTCAATTCAGCCGAATTCGACGGAGCCAGTTGGTTGCTCAGTTAAGTGGCGTAAGTAAGCTGAAGTCAGTCATACGATAATTTGGCGTTAGTGCCAGCGACAAAGTTTGGCAAAACATGGACATTCTGAGGTTAGGTTCTCAGTAATGTCCATGACTTTTTAGTCATATGGTTCGCTTTTTCCCGCAATCTTTACGTCAGCGCCTGTGTGGTCGAACCATTAGTCGACGACTGGCGATTGGCCACTTGGCGACACTGGGCATGGTGGGAGTCGGAGTTGGCTGTGGAATTTGGGTTGGCGGCACAATTGGCGATCGGGCGACGAAAGAAATGGCCTATGCCGTGCGTAAGCACCAAACCTTGGATGAACTCCACGCCGAGCTGCGGCATGCCGGTATTAAAACGAATCATCATCTGCTTTTGGTCGCGCAAGCCCCCCCTCGGCGGAGCCAGCCCGGTTATAGCAAGCGGCGAATATGCTGTATAACCGCGCTGCCAATGTGCGACAGCTACTGCAAAAAGTACAGGTTTTGATGCAGGAAATTGAGGCTGATCCAGCGCTGCATGAGCACCGCAAGCTGCTCGAATTTTATCGGCAGCATATTCAAATCTTGACGAATTACTTAGATCAGCTTGAGCGCCATGGGACGAATTGGTTGGAAACCGAGAGTGCGCCGCACCGTTAGCGGTGCAATGCCTATACTGTAGTGTTCTCTGACAAAATCAAGCAGGAAACCCAGGTGGTGCCACCATTGTTTCAGCGGCTGAGTCGCCTGCGATTAAGGGCCGACCAGATTAGTCAGCAATCCCAGGCAAATGCGTTTCAAGCGCGGCATTTGACCAACCAAATTATTATGGGCAGTCTGCTTGGCTCAACTTTGGTGGCTGCGGCTTTAGTGATTGTGAGCAGGCGCTCAAATTTAGTGAACCGTTGCGGCTTGTTTCGGGGACAGCGGAGCAGATTATTGCGCAGGAGGACTTCGACTTGCGGGTCGCCGTGACGACTGATGATGAGGTCGGGACCGTGGCGCGGGCCTTGAATCAACTGCTGGAGTCGATGATGCAACATACCCAGGCCCTGGCGGAGGCTCGGGATAATTTAGAACTGCGGGTGCAAGCGCGGACGTCGGAGCTTGAGGCGGCGCTGGTGGAGCTGCGGCAAACCCAGATTCAGGCGATTCAGGCGGAGAAACTCTCGAGTTTAGGTCAAACGGTTTCGGGTGTTGTCCATGAGATTAATAATCCCACCGACTTCCTCGCTGGGAATCTCAAACCGGCGTTGGGCTACATTCAGGATTTATGCGAGATTATTGATCTCTATCAGTCGACTGATCCGGTTCCCGAGGCGGTGATTACTGAGACGATTGAGGATCTTGATTTAGACTTTATCCGGGAGGATTTTCCGCAGATGATTACCTCCATGCGCAGTGGGGGCGATCGGATTCGACATATTAGCGATAGTTTACGTGTGTTTTCGCGGGCCGACTCCGAGCATCCGACACCATTTGATGTGCCGCAGGGACTTGCATAGTACGCTGCTGATTCTGAAACATCGGCTTAAGGATAATCAACAGCGACCCCAAATTACGATCGTCAAACAGTATGGTGAGCCGACCCTGATTGATTGCTATGCCGGACAGCGGAATCAGGTGTTTATGAATATCTTGTCCAATGCGATCAATGCGTTTGATGAGCTGTATGAGTTGCCTTGCATGGGTGAGCGGCAAGCCCCAACGATCACGGTTGAGGCCTTCCTGGAAGATCAGCAGCAGATTATCACGATCGCGGACAACGGACCGGGGATTTTGGCTGCAATTCGTCAGCGGATTTTTGAAGACTTCTTGACGACGAAAGCCGTAGGTAAGGGGACGCGCATTGGCATGGCTTTAAGTCAGCAGATTATCGTTGAGCGTCATCACGGCCAACTGATTTGTCATTCGGAATGTGGTCATGGCACGGCATTTCGGATTCAGTTGCCACAGCAGCAAGGGGCAATGCTGCCAGTAGATTAAGCCTGTGTTTGTTTTGTGCCCAAGACTGCGTATTGCTGCTATGGTATTCAGGACAACCCGAGATCGAATAAATAGCAATGGGATTAGCGTATCGTCGAGTTCTTCTGAAGCTCAGTGGTGAAGCCTTAATGGGCGACCT encodes the following:
- a CDS encoding thioredoxin family protein, giving the protein MEALGTAIGGYAPDFELPGTDGSVHHLARYLENHSAIGVVFICNHCPYVQFYLERLKQLQAEFSPRGFTLIGINPNDAEQYPADGFEQMKAFVAEKGVNFPYLRDVTQDVAQTFGAEKTPHVFLVNQQGVLCYSGAIDDNAQDATAVSQPFLRAAIDQILAGQSIQPNSTEPVGCSVKWRK
- a CDS encoding HAMP domain-containing protein; its protein translation is MRLVSGTAEQIIAQEDFDLRVAVTTDDEVGTVARALNQLLESMMQHTQALAEARDNLELRVQARTSELEAALVELRQTQIQAIQAEKLSSLGQTVSGVVHEINNPTDFLAGNLKPALGYIQDLCEIIDLYQSTDPVPEAVITETIEDLDLDFIREDFPQMITSMRSGGDRIRHISDSLRVFSRADSEHPTPFDVPQGLA
- a CDS encoding sensor histidine kinase, which encodes MHSTLLILKHRLKDNQQRPQITIVKQYGEPTLIDCYAGQRNQVFMNILSNAINAFDELYELPCMGERQAPTITVEAFLEDQQQIITIADNGPGILAAIRQRIFEDFLTTKAVGKGTRIGMALSQQIIVERHHGQLICHSECGHGTAFRIQLPQQQGAMLPVD